The following coding sequences are from one Elusimicrobiaceae bacterium window:
- a CDS encoding ornithine carbamoyltransferase subunit F (catalyzes the formation of ornithine and carbamylphosphate from citrulline in the arginine catabolic pathway), translating to VGSILGMDVRIGAPKNLQPDAELIKTCREIARTSGARITVTDDAGAAVKGVDYIHTDVWVSMGEPKEVWEERIKLLRPYQVNPEIMKKSGNPNVRFMHCLPAFHNADTKVGKQVSEQFGLTAGIEVTEEVFESPACIAFDQAENRMHTIKAVMVATLGN from the coding sequence GGTCGGCAGCATACTTGGCATGGACGTGCGCATTGGCGCGCCGAAAAACCTCCAGCCCGACGCGGAGCTGATAAAAACATGCCGGGAAATCGCCAGAACCTCCGGCGCCCGCATTACGGTCACGGATGATGCCGGCGCTGCGGTAAAAGGCGTGGACTACATTCACACCGACGTCTGGGTTTCAATGGGCGAGCCGAAAGAAGTGTGGGAGGAAAGGATCAAATTGCTCAGGCCCTACCAGGTCAATCCGGAAATCATGAAGAAATCGGGCAATCCGAACGTCAGATTCATGCACTGCCTGCCGGCGTTCCACAACGCCGACACGAAAGTCGGCAAACAGGTTTCCGAACAGTTCGGCCTCACTGCCGGGATCGAAGTGACGGAAGAGGTGTTCGAATCGCCAGCCTGCATCGCTTTCGATCAGGCGGAAAACCGGATGCATACCATCAAGGCCGTGATGGTCGCCACACTGGGAAACTGA
- a CDS encoding PaaI family thioesterase, whose amino-acid sequence MADIATLNRIQAKLHDTCIVCGGKNPVGLKLRFELLADSSLKAEFMGKFMFEGYKGCLHGGVIAALMDSAMTNCLFAHNIAAFTAELAIKYKKPVRCGKKVVVTARIVKSCAPLHLLEAQLMQDDNTVVSAAAKFMENELLGK is encoded by the coding sequence ATGGCCGATATTGCGACACTGAACCGTATCCAGGCGAAACTGCATGATACCTGCATTGTGTGCGGCGGCAAAAACCCCGTCGGCCTGAAACTGCGGTTTGAATTGCTGGCGGACTCAAGTCTGAAAGCGGAATTTATGGGCAAATTCATGTTTGAAGGTTATAAAGGCTGTTTGCATGGCGGTGTGATCGCCGCACTTATGGACAGCGCCATGACCAATTGCCTGTTCGCGCACAACATTGCGGCTTTCACGGCGGAACTGGCCATAAAATATAAAAAGCCCGTGCGGTGCGGGAAAAAGGTCGTGGTGACCGCCAGAATAGTTAAATCCTGCGCCCCTTTGCATCTTCTGGAGGCCCAGCTCATGCAGGATGATAACACGGTGGTTTCCGCCGCCGCAAAATTCATGGAAAACGAGCTGCTGGGAAAATAG